In Henriciella litoralis, the genomic window CCAGTATTCGAAATCATCATAGACGAGGTGCTCATACATATCGTCGGTCAGCACCCAGACATGCGGATGCTTGAGCAGCACATCGGCAAGCCCGCGAAGCTCAGCCTTGGTGTAGGCCGCGCCCGTCGGATTGGATGGTGAATTGAGGACAAGCCACTTGGTCTTCGGCGTAATCGCCTTCTCAAGCGCTTCTGGCGAAAGCTTGTAATTCGAGTTCGGCCCACACTGAACGAAGACCGGGTCACCGCCCGCCAGACGCGCCATATCCGGATAGCTCACCCAGTAAGGCGCCGGCACGATAACTTCGTCGCCGGGGTTCAGCGTCGCCATGAAGGCATTGAAGATCACAGTCTTGCCGCCCGGCGAGACATTGATCTGCGATGGCTTGTACTCAAGGCCGTTATCGCGCTTGAACTTCGCGCAGATCGCTTTCTTCAGCTCCGGGATCCCATCCGCAGGCGTGTATTTGGTCTTGCCCTCATGGATCGCCTTGATCGCCGCATCCTTGATGTGATCGGGCGTATCGAAGTCCGGCTCGCCAGCGCCCAGGCCAATGACATCAATCCCCGCAGCTTTCATCTCATTCGCTTTGGTGGTGACAGCAATCGTTGCAGAAGGCTGTACGCGTTCCACGGCGCGGCTGAGGACGATGTCGGATGCCATATCTTTTAACTCCAGTTGGATTTCAGTCGCATGCATAGGAGGACGCGAACGCGCAGACAAGATGCTGCACCGCAAAGCTGCGACATCCTCACCTGTTTCTACCCCTTCGTTTAAGTTTCACGGGCTTCCTTAATCATCGATTTGCACCTTGCTGACAGGTTCCGCCGCTTGCTCACAGGCCCGAGGGATAACAGGTGGCAGACCGGAATATTCTTGAAATCGGCTGGGAGCGCGTCACCAGTGTGCTTGGCCCCATGGCTGACGATGCCTTTGTCTGGCTCGGCGACCGGGAACCCGGCGAGCGGCTCATCCTGGCGACCTTCTTCATCCTGTTGCTGCTGTTCCTCATCGTCAGAATGTCGACCCGGCGCGAGGACAGTGCGGGCCGCAATTTTGGCGCATCACTTTTGCTGATCGTTGTGTTTGCCTTCGGCCTTGGCTGGATTCTCGACGGCAACAGCGCCTTCCTGTCGTCTGTGTTCAACATCTGACCGCGCCAGCTAGGCGTATCGGCCTGCAGCTACTAGATTGGCCTCAATGGCCGACACTCCTTCCAGCAAACCTGCCCGCCGCGGCGTAGATGTCATCAAGGACAATCTGCAGCGCCTGCCTGCAAAACCGGGCGTCTACCGGATGTTCGGCACGCATGATGAAGTGTTGTATGTCGGCAAGGCGCGTAATCTGAAGGCCCGCGTGTCGAACTATTCGCGCATCGGCGGACACACGCAGCGCATCGCCGCGATGATCGCGCTCACGGCCCGCATGGAATTCGTCGTCACCGAGAGCGAGACAGAGGCGCTGCTCCTCGAAGCCAGCCTCATCAAATCGCTGAAGCCGCGCTTCAACATCCTTCTGCGCGACGACAAATCCTTCCCCTACATCCTGATCCGCCGCGATCATGACTATCCGCAAATCCTGAAATATCGCGGTTCAAAACAGGATCGCGGCGACTATTTCGGACCGTTCGCCAGCGCGAGCTCCGTCACTCGCACCCTCGACACACTGCAAAAGGCATTC contains:
- a CDS encoding pyridoxal phosphate-dependent aminotransferase; protein product: MASDIVLSRAVERVQPSATIAVTTKANEMKAAGIDVIGLGAGEPDFDTPDHIKDAAIKAIHEGKTKYTPADGIPELKKAICAKFKRDNGLEYKPSQINVSPGGKTVIFNAFMATLNPGDEVIVPAPYWVSYPDMARLAGGDPVFVQCGPNSNYKLSPEALEKAITPKTKWLVLNSPSNPTGAAYTKAELRGLADVLLKHPHVWVLTDDMYEHLVYDDFEYWTIAQVEPGLYDRTLTMNGVSKAYAMTGWRIGYAGGPEKLINTMRKIMSQSTSNPCSISQWASVEALNGDHSFLAERNAVFKSRRDMVVAALNDCEGLSCATPEGAFYVYPSCAGVIGKTSPKGTKITSDKDFAAALLEEEQVAVVFGEAFGLSPAFRISYATSTEALEEAMTRISRFCAALK